The Fluviicola sp. genome contains a region encoding:
- a CDS encoding FG-GAP-like repeat-containing protein encodes MKINFTFFLLLGIPAISQAQNTCATALSIMPATTYVVTAVDGTDVPTLVCTTNGTGQTAGEWYTYTPNDDYTVTLTTDLPASNGTDTRFHVYSGVCGALTCVTGDDDSGSGLTSLATFNVTSGTTYTIAFDNRWSSNGFSFKLTESPIVVPPTPPITFTASTFPTVSGTYGLATTDMNGDFLDDIVTVSSSSVQILYQQTNGSFTTTNIPTSTTMFQPSWSMAIGDIDKNGFNDMLYGSGSGVTFMKANATGTAYTEISGTEYVFCQRTNFVDINNDGNLDAFSCHDIDPNVYYINDGSGNLTFHTGGLGDHPEGGNYGSIWMDYDNDGDQDLYIAKCRGGASTAKIDELHRNDGGGVFTDVSTAAGMANPSQSWSSAWNDYNNDGWMDALVGASSTDDGGHFLMKNNGDGTFTDITSGSGWDVNTSLSIEHVSFDFDNDGYTDVMGGGNKIMFGNGDMTFYPIVYAFQSGSVGDLNNDGFLDVRNGNTVYMANPNGNNWITINLQGIQSNYNGIGARVEIYGSWGKQIRDIRSGDGFRYMNTLNAHFGLGTATVIDSLFIKWPSGHVDQINNPTINEPITVVEGSHPLSLLEVDGKKIILSPNPTTDYLTIENFDLLDASSIQVYSQLGERVINTDKKDSKLSLAGLTSGRYFLVIQTKNGEKYSESFIKM; translated from the coding sequence ATGAAAATTAATTTTACTTTTTTCCTTTTGCTGGGAATCCCGGCAATTTCCCAGGCTCAAAACACCTGTGCTACTGCTTTGTCGATCATGCCGGCAACCACGTATGTAGTTACGGCTGTTGACGGGACAGATGTACCAACATTGGTTTGTACTACAAACGGTACTGGCCAGACTGCCGGTGAGTGGTATACCTACACTCCCAACGATGATTATACCGTGACTTTAACCACGGACCTTCCGGCTTCAAACGGAACCGATACCCGATTCCATGTTTACTCCGGAGTTTGCGGGGCACTTACCTGTGTTACCGGAGACGATGACAGCGGAAGCGGATTAACTTCTTTGGCTACTTTCAACGTAACCAGCGGAACAACTTATACCATTGCTTTTGACAATCGCTGGTCTTCCAACGGGTTCAGCTTTAAGCTAACGGAAAGCCCGATCGTTGTGCCTCCGACACCTCCGATTACTTTTACCGCAAGTACATTCCCGACAGTTAGCGGAACTTATGGTTTGGCAACAACAGACATGAACGGTGACTTTTTGGATGATATCGTGACCGTATCTTCTTCCAGCGTACAAATCCTGTATCAGCAAACCAACGGTTCTTTCACTACAACAAACATCCCTACTTCCACTACTATGTTCCAGCCTTCCTGGAGTATGGCAATCGGGGATATCGATAAGAACGGATTCAACGATATGCTTTACGGAAGCGGTTCGGGTGTAACATTTATGAAAGCAAATGCAACAGGAACGGCTTATACGGAAATCTCCGGTACGGAATACGTATTCTGTCAGCGCACGAATTTCGTGGACATCAACAACGATGGGAACCTGGATGCATTTTCCTGCCACGATATCGATCCGAATGTTTATTACATCAATGACGGAAGCGGGAATTTGACTTTCCATACAGGCGGATTGGGTGATCACCCGGAAGGAGGAAACTACGGCTCTATCTGGATGGATTACGATAACGACGGTGACCAGGATTTATACATTGCTAAGTGCCGCGGAGGTGCTTCCACTGCGAAAATCGATGAATTGCACCGCAACGACGGTGGTGGAGTTTTCACAGACGTTTCTACAGCTGCCGGAATGGCAAACCCAAGCCAGTCATGGTCTTCCGCATGGAATGATTACAACAACGACGGTTGGATGGATGCGTTGGTTGGAGCAAGTTCCACAGATGACGGCGGGCACTTCCTGATGAAAAACAACGGAGACGGTACATTTACAGACATTACTTCCGGTTCCGGATGGGATGTAAACACGAGCTTAAGCATCGAACACGTTTCTTTTGATTTCGATAACGACGGATATACGGACGTAATGGGAGGCGGAAACAAAATCATGTTCGGAAACGGTGATATGACCTTCTACCCGATCGTTTATGCCTTTCAAAGTGGTTCTGTTGGTGATTTGAACAATGACGGATTCCTGGATGTAAGAAACGGGAATACGGTTTATATGGCAAATCCGAACGGGAATAACTGGATTACTATCAATCTTCAGGGAATTCAAAGTAATTACAATGGAATCGGTGCACGCGTAGAGATTTACGGTTCATGGGGAAAACAAATCCGTGACATCAGAAGCGGTGACGGTTTCAGATACATGAATACGTTGAATGCTCACTTCGGTTTGGGAACTGCAACGGTGATTGACTCGCTATTTATCAAATGGCCTTCCGGACATGTTGACCAGATCAACAACCCAACGATCAATGAGCCGATCACGGTGGTTGAAGGTTCACATCCTTTGAGCTTACTGGAAGTTGACGGGAAGAAAATCATCCTGTCTCCGAACCCGACAACGGATTATTTGACTATCGAGAACTTTGATCTGTTAGATGCTTCCAGCATCCAGGTTTACTCACAATTGGGAGAACGCGTGATCAATACCGATAAAAAAGACTCGAAACTTTCATTAGCCGGATTGACTAGCGGACGTTATTTCTTAGTAATCCAAACGAAGAACGGAGAAAAGTATTCCGAATCATTCATT
- the lysS gene encoding lysine--tRNA ligase codes for MSQELSEQEIQRRQTLQHLRDAGIDPYPAALYPVTDYSASIKNNFEEGKIVCLAGRMMSQRVMGKASFAELQDSEGRIQVYFNRDEICPGEDKMLYNDLFKKWLDLGDFIGIKGEVFKTQVGEVSVNVKEFQLLSKSLKPLPLPKTDAEGNVHDAFTDPELRYRQRYVDLVVNPQVKEVFVKRTKLFSAMRNFFNDAGYMEVETPILQAIPGGASARPFITHHNALDIPLYMRIANELYLKRLIVGGFDGVYEFSKNFRNEGMDRTHNPEFTAMEIYVSYKDYNWMMDFTERLLEHCATAVNGTAECTFGEHKISFKAPYKRVTMRQSIIDFTGFDIAGKSEDELRAAAKGMGIQVDETMGKGKLIDEIFGEKCEGNYIQPTFITDYPKEMSPLCKTHRDNPELTERFELMVCGKEIANAYSELNDPIDQRERFEDQVRLSEKGDDEANGLIDQDFLRALEYGMPPTSGLGIGMDRLIMYLTNNPSIQEVLFFPQMRPEKVVKVVLNENEQLIFDIMQREKSMNLLTLKESVNLSNKAWDTSIKGLTKHGLLKVTKTDDILNVDLVG; via the coding sequence ATGTCACAAGAATTATCAGAACAAGAAATCCAGCGACGACAAACGTTGCAACACTTACGCGATGCGGGGATCGATCCTTATCCTGCTGCACTTTACCCGGTAACCGATTATTCCGCTTCTATCAAGAACAATTTTGAAGAAGGAAAGATCGTTTGCCTGGCAGGTAGAATGATGAGTCAGCGTGTAATGGGAAAGGCTTCTTTTGCTGAATTACAAGATTCCGAAGGAAGGATACAAGTGTATTTCAACCGCGACGAAATTTGTCCGGGAGAAGACAAAATGCTTTACAACGACCTGTTCAAAAAGTGGCTGGACCTGGGTGATTTCATCGGGATCAAAGGAGAAGTGTTCAAAACGCAAGTGGGAGAAGTTTCCGTAAATGTGAAAGAATTCCAGTTGTTGAGCAAATCCCTGAAACCGCTTCCGCTTCCTAAAACGGATGCCGAAGGAAACGTACATGATGCATTTACTGACCCGGAATTGCGTTACCGTCAGCGCTATGTTGATTTAGTGGTAAATCCGCAGGTGAAAGAAGTGTTCGTAAAACGCACGAAATTGTTTTCAGCGATGCGTAATTTCTTCAACGATGCCGGTTATATGGAAGTTGAAACACCGATTTTGCAGGCAATTCCCGGAGGAGCTTCTGCAAGGCCGTTCATTACGCACCACAATGCGCTGGATATTCCTTTGTACATGCGTATCGCAAACGAATTGTACCTGAAAAGACTGATTGTAGGTGGATTTGACGGAGTTTATGAATTCTCGAAGAATTTCCGCAACGAAGGAATGGACAGAACGCACAATCCGGAATTTACAGCCATGGAAATCTATGTTTCTTACAAAGATTACAACTGGATGATGGATTTCACGGAGCGTTTATTGGAACATTGTGCAACAGCCGTAAACGGAACAGCAGAATGTACGTTCGGTGAACACAAAATCAGCTTCAAAGCACCGTACAAGCGTGTAACCATGCGTCAATCCATCATTGATTTCACCGGTTTTGACATTGCCGGTAAATCGGAAGATGAATTGCGGGCAGCTGCCAAAGGAATGGGAATTCAGGTGGATGAAACCATGGGGAAAGGAAAATTGATCGATGAGATTTTCGGGGAAAAATGTGAAGGAAATTACATCCAACCGACGTTCATCACGGATTATCCGAAAGAAATGTCGCCATTGTGTAAAACACACCGCGACAACCCGGAACTGACGGAACGATTTGAATTGATGGTCTGCGGAAAAGAAATCGCGAATGCTTATTCCGAGTTGAATGACCCGATCGATCAGCGCGAGCGTTTCGAAGACCAGGTGCGTCTTTCCGAAAAAGGAGACGATGAAGCAAACGGATTGATCGACCAGGATTTCTTACGTGCTTTGGAATACGGAATGCCACCGACATCCGGATTGGGAATCGGAATGGACCGTTTGATCATGTATCTGACCAATAATCCTTCTATCCAGGAAGTATTGTTCTTCCCGCAAATGCGCCCGGAGAAAGTGGTAAAAGTGGTACTGAATGAAAACGAGCAATTGATCTTCGATATCATGCAGCGCGAGAAAAGCATGAACCTGCTGACTTTGAAAGAATCGGTAAACCTGAGCAACAAAGCCTGGGATACCAGTATCAAAGGATTGACAAAACACGGATTACTGAAAGTAACCAAAACAGACGATATCCTGAATGTTGACCTGGTAGGATAA